A window of the Microbacterium sp. LWH13-1.2 genome harbors these coding sequences:
- a CDS encoding O-methyltransferase, with translation MDSTPAAWSDADVYLSELLVGDDPDLERALAAQRDAGLPAIEVAPVSGKLLNLIARISGARRVLEIGTLGGYSTIWLARAVGSEGRVVTVEAEAGNAAVARASIDAAGVGERVDIRIGRGADVLPTLVGGFDLVFIDADKESNTIYLDWAAKLGHPGTVVILDNIGREGEIVRGDSTDSKVVGTREGLQMLGEDPRFDATALQTVGVKGWDGFALAVVV, from the coding sequence ATGGATTCCACTCCCGCTGCCTGGTCCGACGCCGATGTCTACCTCTCCGAACTGCTCGTCGGAGACGACCCTGACCTGGAGAGGGCTCTCGCGGCCCAGCGCGACGCAGGGCTGCCTGCCATCGAGGTGGCGCCGGTCTCGGGCAAGCTGCTCAATCTGATCGCGCGCATCAGCGGCGCTCGCCGCGTGCTCGAGATCGGCACGCTCGGGGGATACTCGACGATCTGGCTCGCTCGGGCCGTGGGGTCGGAAGGCCGCGTCGTCACGGTCGAGGCCGAAGCCGGCAACGCCGCCGTCGCCCGTGCGAGCATCGATGCCGCCGGGGTCGGAGAGCGCGTGGACATCAGGATCGGCCGAGGTGCCGACGTGCTGCCCACGCTCGTCGGCGGCTTCGATCTGGTCTTCATCGACGCCGACAAGGAGTCGAACACGATCTACCTCGACTGGGCGGCGAAGCTGGGCCATCCTGGCACCGTGGTCATCCTCGACAACATCGGGCGCGAGGGCGAGATCGTCCGAGGCGACTCCACGGACTCCAAGGTCGTCGGCACCAGGGAAGGACTGCAGATGCTGGGGGAGGACCCCCGCTTCGATGCCACCGCCCTGCAGACCGTGGGGGTCAAGGGGTGGGACGGCTTCGCGCTCGCCGTCGTGGTGTGA